A part of Gemmatimonas groenlandica genomic DNA contains:
- a CDS encoding sigma-70 family RNA polymerase sigma factor, translated as MAELARTKLTSQNTPAVPVREHLRSLEDGDVVSAFLGGEERAFEELVDRYQGRLLNFVYRTIGDRDRAEDLVQEVFIRVYRHIGRFDRSKKFSTWIYTIASNLAKNELRNRSRNPLVLFQTIKAKFEDEDRPLQFEDVHTRPDDLFRKRHLKEMVEQSVSQLPAHHREVFVLRELEGKSYEEIAEITGVNLGTVKSRLNRARTAFADIIAPLVR; from the coding sequence ATGGCCGAACTGGCTCGCACGAAACTGACTTCACAGAACACCCCCGCGGTGCCGGTGCGCGAGCATCTGCGCAGCCTCGAGGATGGAGATGTGGTGTCGGCGTTCCTCGGAGGCGAGGAACGCGCCTTCGAAGAGCTCGTCGACCGGTACCAGGGTCGACTGCTGAACTTCGTCTACCGCACAATCGGTGATCGCGACCGTGCCGAAGATCTGGTGCAGGAAGTGTTCATCCGGGTGTACCGCCATATCGGACGCTTCGATCGCTCGAAGAAGTTCTCGACGTGGATCTATACCATCGCGTCGAACCTGGCGAAAAACGAACTGCGCAACCGCTCGCGCAATCCGCTTGTGCTCTTCCAGACGATCAAGGCCAAGTTCGAGGACGAGGACCGCCCGCTCCAGTTCGAGGACGTGCACACACGCCCGGACGACCTGTTCCGGAAGCGTCACCTGAAGGAGATGGTGGAGCAGTCCGTCAGCCAGCTGCCGGCGCATCACCGCGAGGTGTTCGTGCTGCGCGAACTGGAAGGCAAGTCGTACGAGGAGATCGCCGAAATCACCGGTGTGAACCTTGGCACCGTGAAGTCGCGCCTCAACCGTGCCCGAACCGCATTTGCCGACATCATCGCGCCATTGGTGCGATAG
- a CDS encoding anti-sigma factor family protein codes for MRSSIRRLPPERCLPTRINTVPMDCKSFRKQHLAYLDDTLPGDEMAAAQRHVMVCDGCAAHDTLVRRSLMVARSMPTLEPSADFQARLRARLAECREECRDERTALEARAALLELPRSAASRNTRVVMAVAASAMLGAFVWQGMSATVPELSMQPVIASQPAMPTPVSYITPELMQAMATGNPVWPAAMIIEDAPTHFVSNDFTLATFSELR; via the coding sequence GTGCGATCGTCAATCCGGCGGCTGCCGCCTGAGCGATGTCTCCCAACACGGATCAATACCGTACCGATGGACTGCAAGAGCTTCCGCAAGCAGCACCTGGCCTATCTGGATGACACCCTGCCGGGCGATGAGATGGCCGCCGCGCAGCGTCATGTGATGGTGTGCGACGGCTGTGCGGCGCACGACACACTGGTGCGTCGGTCGCTGATGGTGGCGCGCAGCATGCCCACCCTCGAGCCGAGCGCCGATTTTCAAGCCCGCCTTCGGGCGCGTCTGGCCGAATGTCGCGAGGAGTGCCGCGACGAGCGAACCGCGCTGGAGGCCCGCGCGGCCCTGCTCGAGCTGCCCCGATCGGCCGCGTCGCGGAACACGCGGGTGGTGATGGCGGTGGCGGCCAGTGCGATGCTCGGCGCGTTCGTGTGGCAGGGGATGAGCGCCACGGTGCCCGAGCTTTCGATGCAGCCCGTGATTGCCTCGCAGCCGGCGATGCCGACCCCGGTTTCGTATATCACGCCCGAGTTGATGCAGGCGATGGCGACCGGCAACCCGGTCTGGCCGGCGGCGATGATCATCG
- a CDS encoding SET domain-containing protein: MSPAKKSVTKSAKKAVVAKRVKPPKSPYYEVRRSKIQGRGAFAILPIRKGKKVDEYWGQPITHEEADRRYDDSEGRHHTFLFVLDDDTVLDARFGGNDARFINHSCDPNCETVIEDGHIWIKAIKAIKPETELVYDYRFEWQDEYEPEDVRYYACRCGAKKCRGTILRIPVYLRPAIKQWLAGNDVPLPKKPKKGAKKAVKKAAKKAVR, encoded by the coding sequence GTGTCGCCAGCGAAGAAGTCCGTAACGAAGTCCGCGAAGAAAGCCGTGGTTGCGAAGCGCGTGAAGCCGCCCAAGTCGCCGTACTACGAAGTGCGTCGTTCGAAGATCCAGGGACGCGGTGCATTTGCGATCCTGCCGATCCGCAAAGGCAAGAAGGTCGACGAGTACTGGGGGCAGCCGATCACGCACGAGGAGGCCGACCGGCGGTACGACGACTCCGAAGGGCGTCATCATACGTTCCTGTTCGTACTCGACGACGACACGGTGCTCGATGCGCGGTTCGGCGGCAACGACGCGCGATTCATCAACCATTCGTGCGATCCGAACTGCGAGACGGTGATCGAGGACGGCCATATCTGGATCAAGGCGATCAAGGCGATCAAGCCGGAGACGGAGCTGGTGTACGACTATCGCTTCGAGTGGCAGGACGAGTACGAGCCGGAGGACGTGCGCTATTACGCCTGCCGGTGTGGCGCGAAGAAATGCCGCGGGACGATCCTGCGCATTCCGGTGTACCTGCGTCCGGCGATCAAGCAGTGGCTGGCGGGCAATGACGTGCCACTGCCGAAGAAGCCCAAGAAAGGCGCCAAGAAGGCCGTGAAGAAGGCCGCCAAGAAGGCGGTCCGCTGA
- a CDS encoding NUDIX hydrolase — MAIERQGPGKIIGTRGYTGKVISIDIDTVRFPDGSTGQLEMVRHPGASAVVPLLGDLDDDPEVLLIRQYRYAADGYLYEIPAGRLDAGEEPLACAHRELKEETGYTASRVEHLFTMFTTPGFTDEKIHLFMATGLEAGEWKREADEFMELAPTKLSRALSMIEQGEIQDAKTALALLYTAGFRLN; from the coding sequence ATGGCGATCGAACGGCAGGGTCCGGGCAAGATCATCGGGACGCGCGGTTACACCGGCAAGGTGATCTCGATCGACATCGACACGGTACGCTTTCCCGACGGCTCGACCGGTCAGCTGGAGATGGTACGTCATCCGGGGGCCAGCGCGGTGGTGCCGCTGCTTGGCGACCTCGACGATGACCCCGAAGTCCTGCTGATCCGTCAGTATCGCTACGCCGCCGACGGGTACCTGTACGAGATCCCGGCCGGCCGACTGGATGCTGGGGAAGAGCCGCTGGCCTGCGCACATCGCGAGCTGAAGGAGGAAACCGGATACACCGCTTCGCGTGTCGAACATCTGTTCACGATGTTCACGACCCCCGGCTTCACCGATGAGAAGATCCATCTCTTCATGGCGACGGGGCTCGAGGCTGGCGAGTGGAAGCGGGAAGCGGACGAGTTCATGGAGTTGGCGCCAACCAAGTTGTCGCGGGCGCTGTCCATGATCGAGCAGGGCGAGATCCAGGATGCCAAGACGGCGCTCGCTCTGCTGTATACCGCTGGCTTTCGTCTAAACTGA